Proteins found in one Desulfallas thermosapovorans DSM 6562 genomic segment:
- a CDS encoding transposase has product QHSIRLSGPRLGRPPADKSLQKEQRRLERQDACERNAIEGKFGEGKRRYGLARIMARLKETAESVICLQFLVMNLERRLRVILFIFLRYLFGHKPAFLRPSL; this is encoded by the coding sequence CAACACAGTATACGATTAAGCGGCCCAAGGCTGGGTAGACCACCAGCTGACAAGTCGCTTCAAAAAGAACAAAGACGCTTGGAACGGCAAGACGCATGCGAACGTAATGCCATAGAAGGTAAATTCGGCGAAGGTAAGCGCCGCTATGGGCTGGCGCGTATTATGGCGCGCCTGAAAGAGACCGCCGAAAGTGTAATTTGCCTCCAGTTTTTGGTGATGAACTTGGAGCGCAGGCTGCGTGTTATTTTGTTTATTTTTCTCCGGTACCTATTTGGGCATAAACCGGCTTTTTTAAGGCCGTCGTTATAA